DNA sequence from the Coffea arabica cultivar ET-39 chromosome 11c, Coffea Arabica ET-39 HiFi, whole genome shotgun sequence genome:
GCATCTCGATtgtcaatgtttttttttttaacatgaaAAAGCTTTTATAATATAGTAAATGCATTAATCGGTGCGATCTCAAAAAAACTAATCGAATGGATCCCTAATAATATCAATATTCAAAAGGTTTAGATGCTCTTATTTCAAGGTAATGAAAGAAAAACATTTATTACTAAAATTTTGAGGTTAACTATTGAACCATTAGCTTTCAAACTAATTATTCAGTTAAGAAACTTAAAATTGGTAATGACCAATGGTTTTTAGTACTGATGTTAATCCATGCTCTCTTTAGCTTCTCAACAATCCTGTTTgggaattaaaaagaaaaaaaaaaaccgagaGATACACAAAGATAGGTTGTTTTGGCCATTGAAACAAACTTTTTTTCTAGTGTGAACACTTTGAACTAGTTCTTAGATAAAGTTAAATGGCCCTTGGCCAAATGCATAATGGTGCtaacaaataacaaaaaataataagaagGATAAGAGAACCAAACTTACCATGGTTTCCTTGGCTTCGATTTGAATTTCCTTTTAACAAGGTTTCCTGAGTGTATTCTTGCAATATTTATTAGCCTAAATCATCATGTGccaattttttgttttggaagaaagacaatttcttttgtttatctATCCTATCCATACTATGTATCATGCAACCTTGTCTACTTAGGGGCACACAAACGATAGGAGTTGTGTACCTAAATGTTGCAGTTTCATTTCTTGTGTTTTAGTTGCTCATTATGGGAAAAAGTGGGTTATTGCTTGAGGTAAAATTAAGGTGAGGAGGAAATGATTTTTTATGTAAGATATAGTATTGGTATATGGTACGATACTGGTGCTTTTTATTCATGTCAATTTCAAAGAGTTTATTGGGTGTATAATTAAACAATTGAGCTGCCACATTTAATTATTTCCTCAGTATTTGCTTTTCCATGTAGCTTTCATGCTATTACCATGTGTTTAGGCAAGTATCAAGTTGCCCAATGACTGTATTTAAACACAATCAAGAGAACAAGAAGTATGAAAACCTAAAAGTGGTCTTTGTTTTCCGAAAAggcaaataaaatttttgggggCAACGGGAAataaaaatgtagttttttgtcgtattaattatataaattatCCTTGACAATTGGTGATTGAAAAGCAAAATGAAATTGCATTCACTTCTCTTTTTTCCTATTGCCTAATTCAGTAGAAAGTCGATTGTTTATCCAGAATGGTCACCGTTTGATGAGGTATTTTAGTAAAGGAAGTGGTAGTCATGCAGAAAGaaatgtccttttttttttttttataaaatgattttattgATTCTAAAATGGACAGAATACAACTCTCACCGCAATCTTCTCCTTCGAAAATTGGGAAAACCTAACCGCTCCAGTTTAATCTCCCCCCTAACCCTATCAGGCAATTCGCGGTAACTCTCAAAAATTGTATCTTCCTCCGTGTTTGCCCCTAGGTTAGCTAAACAGTCCGCTGGCTTGTTCGCCTCTCTATAGCAATGCGTAATAACCCGGAAATGTCTTattatggatatatatatatatatatatataaaagagagCACAAAATTAATTCccgttcttctttttcttttcatttttgaaagaaaaatttgcTTTTCCTATATcgcactaaattaccttttccTATTCATGAAACTTTAAAGGAGTATAAGTATCATGTTTTTGGGGTCTGTAAATTCTATTACATCTTAAGTTGTCACTTTTGACAaagtaaaattataaaaaatgttCTTAATATTGTTTCAAGAACAAATAGCCAGGCCAACCCGATGGCTTCATTGTTGCTACTGAGTCTGCAGCCATGCCCGCTGGCAGAATTGAAACCTTGAACCAAAGAAACTGATAGGATTCACTACTAAGGTCACAGCTTTCCTTCCCTACTTATTTGCCCTTTAACTTTCCTCTTTGTGATGTCAAGGGCTTATGGATCGGTGACAAGGATTAGTGCAGgagctctgattgagttgagcTGCTTTCTGTAAGTTCTCACTTGGACCTATTTTTCTTTGCGTTTGTTTTTGGACCTAATTTTTTGCCTTAATATGCTTTAGATTACCTTGATGTACATTATGAAATTTAGTACGAGAAAAGAATTAAAGTTCACAATTGCTACTTGAATTTGATTGAGGCAAATTAGCAAAAATTGTCATGTATCCACTACTGGAAGGGGTTGGGGGATTAAAAATTGAATATCCTAGAAACGGCTTGATTAGAGTGAAAGCTATACCATTTATAATTATCATTAATCAGGTCCAGTTCTTGTTATTAGAATGATGGCACCCTTGATGGTTTTTTAGTTAATATGAATTAAGTTGATAATGTTTTAAAGACGGGTAATTTTTCCTTACTTGGCACATAATGTATATTTAGTTAATGGATGTCTATCAAAACAGTTAGTATTATTACATCTCACGCAAAACATTCTGGAGTTGATTGTAATATCTGTGTGTGGCAGAGCGCATGCTTACCTAATTGTCTACTCCCACTTCACAGTGACACATTTACTTAGAATTGTTAGCTGTAGTTTGTTAAGTTTGATACAAATTTCAACTATTTAATGGTTAATGTATGACTCTCTTTGGATAACTCTTGTatcaaaatcaatttttcatttttagtttataTAGGGAGGAGAAAGAGAACCTGGCTTTGattcactacaacaaaaatgacctttTCTGACATGCCTATAAAGGCACTTGCTGGTTTGTGTCATTATAGCACTCCTATCATAACACTTATTATCAACTCAATAATatatactttaattttttttattttatcagatataaaaataataatgtgccTTTAGACAACCTAACATGACACTCGAGAAGATGTGagatgtaccaaaaaaaaagaagacaccAAACGGCATCTTTTGATTTTGGCGGAAGATTCATTTGCCGTAAAAtactcaaaattttcattttgccgGCCAAAACACttcctcaaaattttcattttttagctcCGCCATTTCCagcccccctccccctccccctccccctccccttctctctgtctctctatctctctgtTGTCAGATTCTGATGTAGTTGGTGGGAAAAATGGGTAGCAGCCAGGCAGCAGTTTCGTTCCTGACCAAAATAGTGACGGTTTCCTTTGAAAGTGTAGATGTTGAAGGGGATCCACTACCAGTCGCTGAACTTAAGGCCAATAAAGCCTTGTCTTGTTAATGGGAGAAAACAATGAGTTGGTGAAATCAACTGTATCTAGAGAAGAAGTGAAACGCAAAGGAATCAAGAAAGGATTCTTTGGGAGTCTTGAGAAGATGGCAAGCCAAATAATCTCACTTGTGGTAATTGAACTTTCTCCTTTCTAGATTCCTGTCTCATGCTTGTGTGTCTGTCAAATTATGCCGGAACCATTTCATCTATTTGATCGACACAAACTAGATTTGGTTTCAATTCTTTTGTGTTTGCTTAATTGCTTTTAGCTAATGATGTGTGGTGGGTATACGGTGGACTGTAGGAGTTTTGTGCATTAGTGCTTGATTCAGCAGACAATCTTTATCAGAGTGCTTTTCGTGAGATGAAAAATCTGGTACTAGATTCATGTGACTATTTTGTTATGGATTTGTTGTCCATAATCTGTTCAATAAAATGTCAAATAGATGAATAGGAACGATTAGGCATTCATTTTCTgtctatccaaatttgcttcaTACTTGTGTGCAGAATTTGGCACAGAAACTCATATTACAAGATAAGAGGTGAATCTACTTGAAAGGAAAAGTGAAGCAAGAAGTGGAAGATAAGTGTGTGACTTTAAATAGGATTGGTACAGTTTTGAAATGCATATCTCACAAGGTTTCTGTCAGGTCAGATGGGTTCTTACAGTTTGGCTACAGACACTAGTCTGATTGTAAGAGTTCTACAAATCTATAGCTGCTACGCTATTCACTTTTAGCTTGTAAGTTTTCATCCAGCAAATGTGACAGGAAACACTGAGGTCTCTTTCTTTATTCTTATCTTTTTATACATGAGAGACAACAAATGTTTTATTACCTCGAAATGTCATGTGGGAATATGGCTGTTACTTAAAAAAGTTTTCCGATTAATGCATTTAGTCCAGCTAAATGCAGTACTATCAATTTCTAATAATCTTTAAGTCTGATTTGTAATTTCAGAAATAAGCAAGCGAAATAAGGAGGCTcgaaagaagaagaacatgAACCACACAACCGGGAAGAAACCATTTGCTGTGCTTCGAAGCAAAATGGTACTAATATATTTGTGCTACGACTTTCAGAATTTTATGTTAAACTATCACTTGTATATGCTGGACTAAACAAAATTATATAACTACTTCTAGACAAAGGAGTTGGGGTGCTCTACTACAAGAGTTGAAATGTTTGATAAATTTTATAGCCATGCTGATGGGACTCCATCGAGTAGTGTGGTGGTtgagaatttgataagtgaactAAGAGCATTTGTATGTTATTTAAGTCATGCTGAAACTGATAATAACTacattttgcttttcttttaaagtaaaatgaaagaaaagtaaGCTAAACTTCCACCAAAAACTGATGACTTAGTTGGCCAAAATAACATATTTGCTTAAGTCATTGGACAAGACAAACCTGGCCACGTCCGGTTGCAGAAGATGACCCCAAAAGAGAAATCTGCGGAGTCCAAACTCATTACTGCAAGGGAGAAGACACCTGCTAGATTGACAACGCATATGCTTCGTGGACAAGCTCTTAAAAGCCTAGAACATACGGATTCCTTAAAGTTGCAGCAGGGCAATGAAGATAACCATAAGTTGGAGGATTGGTCCCAGAGCAATTCACTTTGTGTTCCTGCTCCTAcaaaagaggagagaaaagaagtaAATGGCTCTGAAAAATtagatttgcatttatttcttattcttcTGCGCCTGATTATGGGATTGTATCTTGCAGGATTCCCTGGAGTTGGAGGATGACATAAGCTTAAGATGTGCGTCTGAACCTTTGCGTGAAGGgagagaaaatcaagaaacatcTGCTACAAATAAAAGTTCATCTTCTGCTGAAAAACTGGCACCAGAGAGCGCTGGAGCTTTGCCTGAAATAAGGACATCTCCAGAACTTATATCTGGTAAAAGAAGTGACTTAGAAATTGGCAATGCTATGGATGTTGGTAAAGAAAAAACTGGTGTCACCATACCTAATATAATTGCATCTGGAACAACTTCCCAGCTAGTTACACCTTTATCACCCTTGGGATCAGAGAACCCAAAGCAAGGAATTCAGGAAGTTACAACATTCCAGAGTTCTTCCTCGTTAGTTACTGAAATTTCGAGCCCCAAAAGCATTCCCTTGGACCAAGCAAAAAGCAGAAATTCCCTTGGACAACTCATACTGCATGTTCTTATAGACTTAGAGCTGATTCTCTCatttagtttcttttgtttattagaTGGCAATGCTTTTCATGTTAGTTTGCAATTCTTTTGAACCCTTTTACTTGGTTACTTTTGTTGTTGAAGGATATTTGAGCATTGACTTTTGTTTTTAAATTACTACATGCATTCtgttctttgggataattttacaagtcctttgAGTATTTGATTGACGGAATGTACAGCAGGGAGCACAACCaggtttcttctttttttttttttaaaaaaaaaaaacaatcctGACAGTTAAAAGTGTCAGCATAGCTCAACAGCATCGACAATATCCTGACACTTTCGATTGTCAAGAAAAAAGATTTTTGTTGGCAGATGGGATGCTATAACAGCATAGTTTTCCTGACACATTTGAATGCTACGAGTCTATCCCCACATTGAAGGGATAACACTTGTCCAAGATGTGAGGAAAAGTAAAGTGTCATCTTAAATTTATCTATACTGACACCTTTAAATGCCGTTaaaggtcatttttgttgtagtgattccttttaaaaataaaactagaatttAGCTTTCATATATTTAACTGTTGCAATAACTGACATAAtaaccaaatttttggtgtgatactcaaatttctttttcccttctttttcaaaaaattttacctGCTAATTAGATTCATATGCATCACATACCAAAACTCTTATTCAATATTCCTTGTATTACAcgtaaaaaaatttttcatcTACTACATCCAGTTTACCACTCCTGTTAGCTTTATCGGTATCGTTGGTTTGTGCGGAAATATGAGGAATTGGGATTCAAGTTGAAGGTTTTACCGACATAAGCTTTTTCCTATATAAGCTTAGCTTTCTGGAACTACTTTAGATTATTTGTAAATATTTTCAACGaagcaaaagtaaaaatgaaGTCATATCAAATGCTTGAGCAAGTAACTGCTTTTATCGTGTGAGCTTGACAGTTTTATTCCTATGAGGAGTGCAATAATTGTATTCTTATTTGTGCCTCGTTCTTCATATGCTGTATACAATTAGTTTTCGTTATGATGAGTGATTTGATTTGTCATTTTTAATaccagtaattttttcatgttaCGCCACTATTCGCTGAACCTTTTTATATAGGTTGTAGTTTAATAATCCAGTAGATGATAGAATGACTGTCTTTATTAGCCTATGGTTGAAATGCGAATAAAGTCTTAGGGTATgtttgataatataaaaaattgCTGAAACTGAATTTTTGCATACATTcaaatgttttgagtgtttgataaatgaaaatccatttactaaacttgttaagcagtgctgaacttgtgtgtattttttttcagcacaagaatcctaacttaatgcttaattctgataagaatcaatagaattatttCAACTACCTTATTTTATCAaccaaatctacccttgtttgttaattatgttcaaaattcttatttaaTTAAACAACTTGATATTATTTATCTaacagttttctatttctcttttcttcctttgtaattactttcacatcttctccatactctcatataatatatttcatcttttatatccatttgatttaaaaataaatattgtcattttcatacctaataattttaagttaattaaatcatagattctatttcttttttagatgaaaagatataagggcaaaattatcaaatgtaACTTATTAAGCACtcagttataaatgtttatcaaatagtataaatagtttaacattaaaattcaaatattcatatatttcttttcagtgcttaaaattcagtaaatttaaacttcaaatttagattcaattttatcaaacggaaccttaGTTGCCTTAGTTGTGAAGTACATAAATATGTGAAATGGGTAACAGAGGTTAAGGATTGCTACAAGagaattacttttttttttcagaattaCAATGTGATTGGAAACCTATCAAGTCTTAATTTAGCATATTGATTGTCAGTATGAAAATTGGGTAAACGAATAAAGGTTTATATGTATACTATCTGGTCACTCAACTAGACTTTGAATGAGGCCCAACTGATTATTAACTTAAAACCTTTTAAGAAATTTTGCTGCTTCATAAAATTCTATTCTTGGTTCTTGTGCTTGTGGATATTTTCAAGTAAGGATGGCAACGAATAAAGATAAAGCATAAAGTAAGAGGTATATAAAATAAGATCGATTTATCGTCAGTAACATCTACCTATTCTGCGCAGAGTACATTGAATGTACAGAAATGGCTATAATAGAGTTTCTCTTATTCATATTAACAGAGTTTTCCCCGCCCCTTGCCCTACCCCCCGCTCCCCCGCCCCGCCCTGCTTCCCCTGCGggtataaaaatttattatataattttattatagttaaattttatttatttattttttttattaaataggGATGCGATCCCCTAATTTATTCATATCCGAAAAGAGTACAGCGAATTAGAGGGGGGTCAAACCTAACCTCCGTTAAAGTAAAAGGGACagcttctttctctttttttccaaaagagCAGTCTATGCTCGCCTTCTCCTAAAACTCGGAAATCCTAATTTATCCAGTCGTATTTCTCCCCTAGCCATAAGGGGCAAGCTATCAAAGGAATCAAAAAAGATATCTTCCCCCCGGGTCGCCCCCAGCTTGGCCATCCTGTCCGCAGGCTTATTCGCTTCCCGCAAGCAGTGTGTTATTGACCGATCACCTTTTTGAAGCCGTAGAAACTCGTCCACCTCCACCTGCAAACGCCAGGGGCATGCATGATCCCCTGATAGGATCTGAACCAGTGTTAGAGAGTCCACCTCCAAGTGTAAAGGCGTAAATCCCCGCACAACACACTGCTTGACTCCAAAAACCAAGGCTCGTAGCTCTGCGTGCAGACTTGTGGTGACGCCAAAGCAACAAGAGAATCCAAAGAGGAAACCCCCTGGCAATCCCGCAGCAAGCCTCCCCCGCTACTCCTGCCCGGGTTGCCAAGCGAGCACCCGTCCGTGTTTAGCTTATAACCCTCTGCTGGAGGCAACCACTTCATGGGCCAACTAATCCACCGTTGTGGCCTCCCTTCCAAGTCCGAGTGcaaagtcatccaagaggcatGGTCCCATGAAAGTGACGGGAATTGCAAAAGCAATGCCTCCCTCATCCGGGACAGGGTCCTGGCTATCACCACTCCCACTTCTAATCGCCCACCATGCATGAAAGCGTTAGTCCGAGCTGTCCACAACTCCCAACAAATTAGAGAAGGTATGAGACGGTAGACGAATGCCAGATACCGATTTGAAGCAGGTCGTATCCACCACGGGATCGCCCTATGTCGAACTGAACTAATACAAGCAGCCGACCCACCCGGGAAGTCAAACGCTTTCCACACTTGGCGTGCAGTCTCCCCTGTGCAAAATAAATGATTCAATCGTTCCTCCTGAGGATTGACGCAGCAACAGCATCGGGAAGGACCCTGGACTCCAAATCATCGTAGCTGCTCCATTAATGGTAACCTGTTGGACAGGAGGCGCaacatgaaaaaggaaattgttATCGGCAAAAATCTGTGCCAAATACAAGCGGCGCCAAAGGATCCATTGGAGTGGGTGCGAACAAGCGACAAAGCAGAGGCAACCGAGAACTCCCCACTAGGGGTTAACATCCACACCATCCTGTCCTCCCCCTGAAGTGCTGGAGGTGGAGTCGCCATCACCAATCGAACAACCTCCGGCTGCAATGCTTTTGACAAAAGTCTAGCATTCCATTCCCCTCCAATAACAAAATCTGCTACTCGATGGCTCTGGAACTCCTCCACCCGATGACACAATGGACCGGACCCTGCCTAGTTATCATGCCAGAAATCCATTGTTCCTGATCGAACAATCCAACCAATATTTTCCTCCATTACTCCCTGAACCGCACACATCCTCCTCCAAGTAAGAGAACTCCCTACCCTCTCTTCTGCCAGGCAAGGGTGCCGGCCCCTACAGTACTTGGCCGCTATAAAGGACGCCCAAAGCGAGCGACCCTGTCTGAAAGCCCACCATAGCTTCATGGAGAATGCTTGAAAGACTTCAGTTAACCGCCGGAGGCCTATCCCCCCTCCTCATACGGCCGACACAGGTCATCCCATTTAATCCAATGAAACCTCGGGCCGAACTCTGATGAGCCCCATAAAAATGCTGCCATCTCCCTCTCAATCTCTCGTAAGACCCCCTTGGGAGGCGACGCTGCTGCCAATAGATGAATCGGCAGAGAGGAGAGGATGTGCTTGAGGAGCACAACCTTCCCCCCTGGCGACAAAATCCGCTGCTTCCAAGAAAGAATTCGGCTGACAATGGCCTTGGAAATTTCCCCAAAATACTCCTTCTTTCGTCGACCTGTGTACAACGGGCAACCCAGATACCGGATCGGGAAGCTTCTCTTCTGGAAACCCGTTAGTTGCCTGATAATGCTGCAGCGATGCGGTGAGATGCGGGGATGCACAAGGAAAGCACTCTTTTGCTTATTAATCTTCTGCCCCGATACCTCACAATAATCTTCGAGAACCCTCACTACGAGACATAGAGAAGACTTTAACCCACCGGTGAAGATAACCATATCGTCGGCAAATGCTAAATGTGTGATAACCGGGCATCCAATCGGAACCTTAAACGGTTGAAACTGACGCTGCTCAGCCAAAGCATTCAATGCCCGAGAGAGAGCTTCGGCGCCAAGTACAAATAAGGCTGGAGATAGTGGATCGCCCTGTCTCAACCCACGCGTTGAGCGAAAGAACCCCTGGGGTGTCCCGTTGATCAGAACCGAAAACCAAACATTAGAGACTAGGCGCCAAATAACATCAATCCATGTCTCGGAGAACCCGAACCGCCGCATCACCTGCAACAGAAAGCACCATGACACCCTATCATAAGTTTTCATCATGTCCAACTTAACCACCACATTTCCTCCTCGAGACGGCTTCCCAATATCCGTCACCATCTCTTGCGCCAGTAAGAAGTTGTCTACAATTTTTCGCCCTTTAACGAAACCACTCTGTTGGAGGGAGATGAGCCGGGGTAAAATTTGGGCTAACCGATCCGACAAAATACGTGAAAGCACTTTATTTATAAAATTGCAGAGGCTTATCGGGCGATACTGAGTGAAGTCCTGGGGACACTGAACCTTAGGAATCAAAACAATATTCGTAGCGGTAATGCTCCTTGGCAGCTCAGCCCcgcaaaagaaacttaaaaccGCCTTGTAGACATCCTCCGCAACCACATCCCAAGCAAATATGAAAAACTCCCCCGTAAACCCATCCGGACCAGCAGCACTCTCTCTATCCATCGAGAAAACCACCTTCTTAACTTCTGCCAGAGTGGGAGGCTCCATTAGCCCGGAGTTGTCCTGATCTGTCACCAGCTTTGGGATAGCGTTCAAGAATTCATAAGTTGAGGGATACGACTCTGCTGTGAAAAGTCCCTGGAAAAAAGAGACTGCCTCCCTGCCAATGAGATCCCCAGATTCAACCCAAAAGCCATCCGCGCCACGGATCCTATGAATGATAGCCCTACTCCTCCTCTCTGCCACCACCGCATGCAAGTACTTAGAATTCTTGTCGCCCTCCTTCAACCATCGCACCCTAGCCTTTTGTTTCCAAAAGCCTTCTTCTATGGCCAAGGTAACCCTGAGCCGCTCCCGAGCTACATTTAGGTCGCGTTGCACAGAGTCGGAGGAGTCTTGCTCCTGGGCCACTTCCGTCTCTATTACTGCCCTCTTTGCCTCTTTAACAGCCTTGAAGATGTCCCCAAAAGACTCCCTAGACCACCCTTCAGCGCGTGCTTGACCGCCCGCaacttggaagctaaaatgccTAACGGCGCACCACCACGCTCCCCTGACCATGCATCACGTATGACATCCAGCAGCCCCGCTTTGGTGGTCCACACATTGAGGAAACGAAACGGCTTCGGTTTATGGTCTAAACGAGAAGAAGCGATCATCAAGAGCGGAGAGTGATCCGACGGATCCCTAGCCAAATGCTGCACCAGGAAACTCGAGTCCATCTGCAGAGCCTTCAAGTTGAGAAGCACCCTATCAAGACGTTtccaaacccgagcctgccctTGCCTATTATTACACCACGTATAATTGGAGCCAGAGAATCCTGCGTCCATCACTCCAGCCTCCACCATGAACCGCGCAAGTTCCAACCCCTCGTTTGGACAAAATGGCACCCCTCCTCGTTTCTCTTCCTCCTGAGCTATCACATTAAAATCTCCTGCTAGGAACCACGGGGTCTCTGTTGGCTTGTCCGACAACAATCCTGCCCATAACATCTCGCGGTCTTGCACTGTGCATTTTGCATGGATAAAAGAGAAAACCAAGGTAGATGGGAACAACGGGCAGTGGGCCTGAAGCGACACATGTTGACTCGACTCGCCAACCACCGAGCAAGATAGAACCGATTTGTAAAAGACCCAAACGGTGCCCCCACTATTGGAGACACTCGCATCCATCCCCAACTTTAAGCGGACAGCAGTAATATTGTCTAAAGCTACCTTCGGCTCACAAATTGCCACCAATTGTAAAGAATATAGTTTAACTAGTTTCTTAAGCCTCCGTAAGTTTGGGGCTCAAGAGACACCCCTAATATTCCAAAACAGCATTTTAATCATTGGAAAGAACCACGAAGGAATTAGATGAAGACTTCAAGTTATTATCAACACAACGCcaagttattattcattgtaatttcacaattgaaactcataaaaacaatcaaacaaaagttatttgaatacaattcaacatgataaaataaatacaactaaagtagtcaagtttttacttttggcacaaatacaatcattaattcattattgtgcttgtgctttgttttttgagaaaaaagtattattgtattaagtgtaattaggaatttagtataaatgtattagtaaatttagtctaactaattaataatttttattagtagacatatataattattagtataattgataatatcaactatattacatatactaatatacattagataatacatataactaataatatcattatcataagtttgtaactaattaaattaaatattatatataattatatacatatatatattttatttacttatatatttattgttttagcGGGTGGCGAGGCGGGGGTCCCATTTCTAAAtaggggggaaaaaattccccccgcccCATTAGTCCCCCATGGGACGGATGCCCCCATTGTCATCCCTAGTTTCAAGTGTGATAATCTATTTATGGGTCTAAAGCATCTTGTGGGTCAACTGGTTTCTTGCTTTTTAAATGGAAACTGTAGATAAGATGCTGGTTTGGGATTATAGTAGGTTTGTACATGATAAGAGAatattttacgtgtttttagtgtgttttattagttagttttggtgtgttttatttaattttataattaattaactaGGATTTTGGTAAAAATGTTGTGGTTTAAGTGGCAAAAAttacatttctatggatttaaatggtgaaaacttcatgtttttgtagattTAAGGATTTAATCATCAAATggcatgaattgagaagataattggataattattgatgatttgaaatgGTTTAAAGAAGACATAAAGTGCAAAATATTCAAATGAAGAAATACAAGTGAAGATAGTTTTGACACATTGTGGTATTTCGACAATTTCTTGAGATAAAAGTATCAGATTGAAGTGATCCttacaccattttgaagctaagagatagatatACATTTGATATGAAGATATCGAAATCTAGTTCAGTTGTCTTCCTTGTCAAAAGGTCACAATACAGAAGTGCATGTGCACGGTCGAAAGTTGAGATAGGGCTCTGACTAGTTGATGGTATTTTGGAAATATCTCGATTCACAGAGCTCTAACTTGGATAATTCTTGAAACATTGGAAagctaattcaaagggctacaattttcatgtt
Encoded proteins:
- the LOC113716447 gene encoding uncharacterized protein, whose product is MTPKEKSAESKLITAREKTPARLTTHMLRGQALKSLEHTDSLKLQQGNEDNHKLEDWSQSNSLCVPAPTKEERKEDSLELEDDISLRCASEPLREGRENQETSATNKSSSSAEKLAPESAGALPEIRTSPELISGKRSDLEIGNAMDVGKEKTGVTIPNIIASGTTSQLVTPLSPLGSENPKQGIQEVTTFQSSSSLVTEISSPKSIPLDQAKSRNSLGQLILHVLIDLELILSFSFFCLLDGNAFHVSLQFF
- the LOC140016547 gene encoding uncharacterized protein gives rise to the protein MLWAGLLSDKPTETPWFLAGDFNVIAQEEEKRGGVPFCPNEGLELARFMVEAGVMDAGFSGSNYTWCNNRQGQARVWKRLDRVLLNLKALQMDSSFLVQHLARDPSDHSPLLMIASSRLDHKPKPFRFLNVWTTKAGLLDVIRDAWSGERGGAPLGILASKLRAAVKEAKRAVIETEVAQEQDSSDSVQRDLNVARERLRVTLAIEEGFWKQKARVRWLKEGDKNSKYLHAVVAERRSRAIIHRIRGADGFWVESGDLIGREAVSFFQGLFTAESYPSTYEFLNAIPKLVTDQDNSGLMEPPTLAEVKKVVFSMDRESAAGPDGFTGEFFIFAWDVVAEDVYKAVLSFFCGAELPRSITATNIVLIPKVQCPQDFTQYRPISLCNFINKVLSRILSDRLAQILPRLISLQQSGFVKGRKIVDNFLLAQEMVTDIGKPSRGGNVVVKLDMMKTYDRVSWCFLLQVMRRFGFSETWIDVIWRLVSNVWFSVLINGTPQGFFRSTRGLRQGDPLSPALFVLGAEALSRALNALAEQRQFQPFKVPIGCPVITHLAFADDMVIFTGGLKSSLCLVVRVLEDYCEVSGQKINKQKSAFLVHPRISPHRCSIIRQLTGFQKRSFPIRYLGCPLYTGRRKKEYFGEISKAIVSRILSWKQRILSPGGKVVLLKHILSSLPIHLLAAASPPKGVLREIEREMAAFLWGSSEFGPRQGRSLWASFIAAKYCRGRHPCLAEERAGSGPLCHRVEEFQSHRVADFVIGGEWNARLLSKALQPEVVRLVMATPPPALQGEDRMVWMLTPSGEFSVASALSLVRTHSNGSFGAAWETARQVWKAFDFPGGSAACISSVRHRAIPWWIRPASNRYLAFVYRLIPSLICWELWTARTNAFMHGGRLEVGVVIARTLSRMREALLLQFPSLSWDHASWMTLHSDLEGRPQRWISWPMKWLPPAEGYKLNTDGCSLGNPGRSSGGGLLRDCQGVSSLDSLVALASPQVEVDEFLRLQKGDRSITHCLREANKPADRMAKLGATRGEDIFFDSFDSLPLMARGEIRLDKLGFPSFRRRRA